The Halogranum gelatinilyticum genome includes a window with the following:
- a CDS encoding aldehyde ferredoxin oxidoreductase family protein — protein MTELGGYQDHVARVDLSGGDVAYEGIDDEDAKKYIGARGLGVKYVFEQGADVDPLGPDNMLAFMTGPLTGTQVTMSGRIALVTKSPLTGTVTDSHHGGWSGARLKWSGFDGLLFTGKAEKPVYAFVEDGKVELRDASHVWGKGVHETIDTLAGEVEGSLGKNLSVMAIGEAGENQVRYACVVNEDDRASGRGGTGCVMGSKNLKAVVVKSGTRMPKPKDAETFKEGYQQALQVIRESDVTAPNEGGLSLYGTNVLMNIGEEMDGLPTKNGKYTSTEAYRDAEGVDIDSERVSGENVRENILVDEPTCHSCPVACKKEVEVKYTHKGEEMNVRTESYEYESAYALGPNSGNTDRDAIAVMLEQCNDHGIDTIEVGNVMAMAMEMTEEGKLDGLGDGLEWGDVETMIDMIPKIATRDGELADHLAGGPNHLIEEFDAEENSLAVKGQTIAAYDPRCMKGMGIAYATSNRGACHLRAYTPSAEILGFPMKVDPYEWEGKGELTATFQDMHAISDSFDICKFSAFAEGIEEYVLQYNGMTGLDVSEDELLETGERIYTLERYYNNLAGFDGDDDSLPARFLEGGIPGQGASEGEYCELPEMKAEYYSHRGWVDGVVPDEKLDELGIDLGPGTGVSAGGDSTAPADD, from the coding sequence ATGACTGAACTTGGCGGCTATCAGGACCACGTGGCACGCGTCGATCTCTCGGGAGGGGACGTCGCGTACGAGGGTATCGACGACGAGGACGCGAAGAAGTATATCGGGGCACGCGGTCTCGGCGTAAAATACGTCTTCGAGCAGGGGGCGGACGTCGACCCGCTCGGCCCGGACAACATGTTGGCGTTCATGACCGGGCCGCTGACGGGGACACAGGTGACGATGAGCGGTCGTATCGCGCTCGTCACCAAGTCGCCACTGACCGGTACGGTCACCGACTCCCACCACGGCGGGTGGAGCGGAGCACGACTGAAGTGGTCCGGTTTCGACGGCCTGCTGTTCACGGGGAAGGCCGAAAAACCGGTCTACGCGTTCGTCGAGGACGGTAAAGTCGAACTCCGCGACGCCTCCCACGTCTGGGGGAAGGGCGTCCACGAGACCATCGACACGCTCGCCGGGGAAGTCGAGGGGTCGCTCGGCAAGAACCTCAGCGTCATGGCCATCGGCGAGGCTGGCGAGAACCAGGTCCGCTACGCCTGCGTCGTCAACGAGGACGACCGTGCCTCGGGCCGCGGCGGCACCGGCTGTGTCATGGGGTCGAAGAACCTCAAGGCCGTCGTCGTCAAGTCCGGAACGCGGATGCCGAAGCCGAAGGACGCCGAGACGTTCAAAGAGGGCTACCAGCAGGCACTGCAGGTCATCCGCGAGTCCGACGTGACGGCCCCGAACGAGGGCGGGCTGTCGCTCTACGGGACGAACGTCCTCATGAACATCGGCGAAGAGATGGACGGCCTGCCGACGAAGAACGGCAAGTACACGAGTACGGAGGCGTACCGCGACGCCGAGGGCGTCGACATCGACTCCGAGCGTGTCTCCGGCGAGAACGTCCGCGAGAACATCCTCGTCGACGAGCCGACCTGTCACTCCTGCCCCGTCGCCTGTAAGAAGGAAGTCGAGGTCAAGTACACCCACAAGGGCGAGGAGATGAACGTCCGGACGGAGTCCTACGAGTACGAGTCGGCCTACGCGCTCGGCCCGAACTCCGGCAACACCGACCGCGACGCCATCGCCGTGATGCTCGAACAGTGCAACGACCACGGCATCGACACCATCGAGGTCGGCAACGTGATGGCCATGGCGATGGAGATGACCGAAGAGGGCAAACTCGACGGTCTCGGTGACGGTCTGGAGTGGGGTGACGTCGAGACGATGATCGACATGATCCCGAAGATCGCCACCCGCGACGGCGAGCTCGCCGACCATCTCGCTGGCGGCCCGAACCACCTCATCGAGGAGTTCGACGCCGAGGAGAACTCCCTGGCCGTCAAGGGCCAGACCATCGCGGCCTACGACCCGCGCTGCATGAAGGGCATGGGCATCGCCTACGCCACCTCGAACCGCGGGGCGTGCCATCTGCGGGCCTACACGCCGTCGGCCGAGATCCTCGGCTTCCCGATGAAAGTCGATCCGTACGAGTGGGAGGGCAAGGGCGAACTGACCGCCACCTTCCAGGATATGCACGCCATCTCGGACTCCTTCGACATCTGCAAGTTCAGCGCGTTCGCAGAGGGCATCGAGGAGTACGTCCTGCAGTACAACGGGATGACCGGTCTCGACGTGAGCGAGGACGAACTGCTGGAGACGGGCGAGCGCATCTACACGCTCGAACGCTACTACAACAACCTCGCAGGCTTCGACGGCGACGACGACTCGCTGCCGGCACGCTTCCTCGAAGGCGGTATCCCCGGCCAGGGTGCCTCCGAGGGCGAGTACTGTGAGCTGCCGGAGATGAAAGCCGAATACTACAGCCACCGCGGCTGGGTCGACGGCGTCGTCCCCGACGAGAAGCTCGACGAACTCGGCATCGACCTCGGTCCCGGCACCGGCGTCTCCGCCGGTGGCGACTCGACCGCACCGGCCGACGACTGA
- a CDS encoding DNA cytosine methyltransferase — MDPDDFTFIDLFAGIGGIRIAFERAGGECVFSSEIDDMARQTYEEAFGEVPHGDIKEIPASEVPDHDILVGGWPCPSFSIMGDKEGMDDERGALFFEIERILKEKQPHAFMLENVKHLKGIDGGEVYEFIESRLEDAGYHVSSKVLNALDFGLPQKRERTIIVGFKENYKFRIPERNGESRDLDDVLLDDADVDEEYEATDYIKEKRQDAVKDEHVFSPSVWHENRSGNISMLPYSCALRANASHNYLLVNGKRHFTPREMLRLQGFPEDFEVTGAYTRIREQVGNSVPVPMIEAVAKEMIRTIRRGEIKDDTQQATLPTGE, encoded by the coding sequence ATGGACCCAGACGACTTCACCTTCATCGACCTCTTTGCGGGTATTGGCGGCATTCGGATAGCCTTCGAGCGCGCTGGTGGCGAGTGTGTCTTCTCGTCCGAGATCGACGACATGGCCCGTCAGACGTACGAAGAGGCCTTCGGTGAGGTCCCCCACGGCGACATCAAAGAGATTCCTGCAAGCGAGGTTCCGGATCACGACATCCTCGTCGGCGGCTGGCCCTGCCCGTCGTTCAGTATCATGGGAGACAAAGAGGGGATGGACGACGAACGTGGCGCGTTGTTCTTCGAGATCGAACGCATCCTGAAAGAGAAACAGCCCCACGCGTTCATGCTGGAGAACGTGAAGCATCTCAAAGGGATCGACGGTGGCGAGGTGTACGAGTTCATCGAGTCCCGACTGGAGGACGCGGGATACCACGTCTCTTCGAAGGTGTTGAACGCGCTGGATTTCGGACTGCCGCAGAAGCGAGAGCGAACGATAATCGTCGGCTTCAAAGAGAATTACAAGTTCCGCATCCCCGAACGGAACGGTGAATCGCGGGACTTAGACGACGTTTTACTCGACGATGCGGACGTCGACGAAGAGTACGAAGCGACGGATTACATCAAAGAGAAGCGACAGGACGCGGTGAAAGACGAGCACGTCTTCTCCCCCTCGGTCTGGCACGAGAACCGCTCCGGCAACATCTCGATGCTGCCATACTCGTGTGCCCTCCGTGCCAATGCATCACACAACTACTTGCTCGTCAACGGCAAACGGCATTTCACGCCGCGAGAGATGCTCCGACTCCAGGGATTCCCCGAGGATTTCGAGGTCACTGGCGCGTACACGAGAATCCGAGAGCAGGTCGGTAACTCGGTGCCGGTTCCGATGATCGAAGCAGTTGCGAAAGAGATGATCCGGACGATCCGTCGCGGCGAGATAAAGGACGATACCCAGCAGGCGACGCTCCCGACTGGGGAGTGA
- a CDS encoding vanadium-dependent haloperoxidase — MSHSRQPNEHPARPGVGRRAVLRGLGTLSALSALGTGSVAARHVPSTPAAPPSHHRGGRRLVDAYHHRRRAARFHTDHRPPEHRANGDESLDGYLASFTKGLPHDELGMVDAAAYETLLAALDGRGSFDDVPLGGDRKLVNPQAALSFVITGPDPHDVTMPPAPRFDSPESAAEMVELYWQALLRDVPFDAYEGNPVAEAAAANLSGLSGYAGPRDDEGRVTPELLFRGPSDGDRTGPYLSQFFYYPIPRGDVVEQPQLCRVYEPGVDYLTDFETWLDCAAGAAPGHGDVYDPMARYLHSGRDLSTYVHRDYAIQSYLDAALVLLGLGAPANPGIPSTEGQSLFVDFGPHDVLDAVPGVLKAVQGANWAQKWLVHRRLRPEAFGAHVHSQLTDVRESPIHPDLLDSPVLDEIQAAYGSYLLPQAYPEGSPLHPSYPAGHAGIAGACVTVLKAFFDESWLLPNPVAPSADGTALVAVDDALTVGDELDKLASNMSIGRNWAGIHYRSDADAGIRMGEQVAIGFLADRARLYDAAYGFEGFRLTTFDGERIRITADGAVPA, encoded by the coding sequence ATGAGTCACAGCCGACAGCCAAACGAACATCCCGCTCGTCCGGGCGTCGGCCGCCGGGCCGTCCTTCGCGGACTCGGCACGCTCTCCGCGCTCTCCGCACTCGGCACCGGCAGCGTGGCGGCCCGTCACGTGCCGTCGACGCCGGCGGCACCCCCGTCGCACCACCGCGGCGGCCGGCGGCTGGTAGACGCCTACCACCACCGCCGCCGGGCGGCGCGCTTCCACACCGACCACCGACCGCCGGAGCACCGCGCCAACGGCGACGAGTCCCTCGACGGCTATCTCGCCTCCTTCACGAAGGGGCTACCACACGATGAACTGGGGATGGTCGACGCCGCGGCCTACGAGACACTCCTCGCCGCGCTGGACGGCCGCGGTTCGTTCGACGACGTCCCGTTGGGTGGCGACCGGAAGCTCGTCAACCCGCAGGCGGCACTGTCGTTCGTCATCACCGGGCCGGACCCCCACGACGTGACGATGCCGCCCGCCCCGCGGTTCGACAGCCCCGAGTCGGCCGCCGAGATGGTCGAACTCTACTGGCAGGCACTCCTGCGCGACGTTCCCTTCGACGCCTACGAGGGCAACCCGGTCGCCGAGGCGGCCGCCGCCAACCTCTCGGGGCTCTCGGGATACGCCGGTCCCCGTGACGACGAGGGACGGGTGACGCCCGAACTGCTGTTCCGCGGACCGAGCGACGGCGACCGGACCGGCCCGTATCTGTCGCAGTTCTTCTACTACCCCATCCCCCGCGGCGACGTGGTCGAACAGCCACAGCTGTGCCGCGTCTACGAGCCGGGTGTCGACTATCTGACCGACTTTGAGACGTGGCTCGACTGTGCCGCCGGTGCCGCCCCCGGCCACGGCGACGTCTACGACCCGATGGCGCGCTACCTCCACAGCGGCCGCGACCTCTCGACGTACGTCCACCGCGACTACGCGATTCAGTCCTACCTCGACGCCGCGCTCGTCCTCCTCGGGCTGGGCGCGCCAGCCAACCCCGGTATTCCATCGACGGAGGGCCAGTCGCTGTTCGTCGACTTCGGTCCCCACGACGTGCTCGACGCGGTTCCGGGTGTCCTGAAGGCGGTCCAAGGGGCCAACTGGGCACAGAAGTGGCTCGTCCACCGTCGGCTCCGCCCCGAGGCGTTCGGCGCGCACGTCCACAGCCAGCTGACCGACGTCCGTGAGTCGCCGATTCACCCCGACCTGCTGGACTCGCCCGTGCTGGACGAGATACAGGCGGCGTACGGGAGCTACCTCCTGCCGCAAGCATATCCCGAGGGGTCGCCGTTGCATCCGTCGTATCCGGCAGGGCACGCCGGTATCGCCGGAGCCTGCGTCACCGTCCTGAAGGCGTTCTTCGACGAGTCGTGGCTCCTGCCGAACCCGGTCGCCCCCTCGGCGGACGGGACCGCCCTCGTCGCCGTCGACGACGCGTTGACCGTCGGCGACGAACTGGACAAGCTTGCCTCGAACATGTCCATCGGCCGCAACTGGGCGGGTATCCACTACCGCAGCGACGCCGACGCCGGTATCCGGATGGGCGAACAGGTCGCCATCGGCTTCCTCGCCGACCGCGCACGGCTATACGATGCGGCCTACGGCTTCGAGGGCTTCCGCCTCACCACGTTCGACGGCGAGCGTATCCGCATCACCGCCGACGGCGCGGTTCCGGCCTGA
- a CDS encoding VanZ family protein, giving the protein MTRLPTPPRWLRWAVVAFVAGGIFAASVLDPPSSGVPSLGPLGLVGFDKWLHTFAYAGLGFVLFVALVPPRHPERALVAAVVAAAVYGVGIELVQGPLPERSLDAADALANAFGALVGGAAGIVARRLLKLAVRPTQYTLE; this is encoded by the coding sequence ATGACCCGTCTCCCGACCCCACCGCGGTGGCTCCGGTGGGCTGTCGTCGCTTTCGTCGCCGGAGGAATCTTCGCCGCCTCGGTGCTCGACCCGCCGAGCAGTGGCGTCCCCAGCCTCGGCCCGCTCGGTCTCGTCGGCTTCGACAAGTGGCTCCACACGTTCGCCTACGCCGGTCTCGGCTTCGTCCTCTTCGTCGCGCTCGTCCCGCCGCGCCATCCCGAACGCGCGCTCGTCGCCGCCGTCGTCGCCGCCGCCGTCTACGGTGTCGGCATCGAACTCGTGCAGGGACCGCTCCCGGAGCGCAGTCTCGACGCCGCCGACGCACTGGCCAACGCCTTCGGCGCGCTGGTCGGCGGCGCGGCTGGCATCGTCGCGCGACGGCTGTTGAAACTGGCCGTCCGGCCGACGCAGTATACGCTGGAGTAG